One Hermetia illucens chromosome 4, iHerIll2.2.curated.20191125, whole genome shotgun sequence DNA segment encodes these proteins:
- the LOC119654406 gene encoding nardilysin: MFLRLWHSQFCKSKFSVIVNASRRHQRSNILPSRSLRSDIGGKTKFAKMKESLVQYLETPDKSENDKKEYRMLKLPNGLTAMLVSDPSPVPDDGSSIPSMCSTDSEDETSSDEEECESTETESETSSDDYESEEGDEKLAACALMVSVGSFSDPPDVQGLAHFLEHMIFMGSTKYPSENAFDSYIKKCGGFDNADTDCEETSFYFEIAEKYLDGAMDRFAQLFTEPLMKKDAMAREREAIESEFQSKMQDDDIRRDQLLANLGQTGHPCNEFSWGNLKTLKENISDDDLYVKVHEFRKRHYSAHRMYLCVQARLPLDTLEELVIKNFSDIPNNGLPGDDYSAFTHKNAFKDEFYQKVYFVKPVTNICKLEITWCLPPLVEKYRSKPHEYIAYLFGYEGQGSLCAYLRNKLWALELIAGIDDTGFEFNSIYSLFSVYIYLTEEGFQHLEDVLSATFSYVKLLQKSGASQTLFAELQAIEETTFRYQTDQSAFDNVQDLVLNMKYYDPKHVLSGSELYFEYDKNAIQNVLDHISTNNFNVMITSTMKYNGIEYDQKETWFGTEFTSIQMPVAWKDLWDNATIIPELTLPNPNVFIAKDFTISWNESLGPLPPYPSKVVDTDVCEMWFRQDDKFLLPISYMYFYFISPLPMESPKNAVLLALYSMLLKYQLVEELYPATIAGLSYQCYSSEKGLVLKASGYSEKLHLIVEIITKRMASFLENTTNKQLEVFIKQQERNFYNYFVKPKSLNKDIRLGIIENKRWSSFEKYNLLHEVTLDEVRDFAKNLVNELKIQAIIQGNLTEKHAHDVINSVLQNINCSKIKDLKSIESRTSCLPIGAHFVKCKSFSQTDSNTVITNFYQIGPCTVRIECILDLLMMFVEEPLFDILRTKEQLGYDVSASVRNNNGILGYSITVNSQENKHSADHVEERIEAFRTEMMNILQNTSDEDFQQVLSSLIKIKLVADNELKDEVSRNWGEITCEEYIFDRHKREVECLKTFTKDTILEFCTKNEAENFRKLSVQVIGRKSTEPEECPAPTEHRRRFALEYEDDPKAISSVESFKHTLTLYPVTKTTLDENK; encoded by the exons ATGTTTTTGCGTTTGTGGCATTCTCAATTTTGCAAGTCTAAATTTTCTGTGATCGTGAACGCATCACGGCGACACCAGCGAAGCAATATATTGCCTTCCAGGAGCCTCAGGTCTGATATAGGTGGCAAAactaaattcgcaaaaatgaagGAATCGCTCGTGCAGTATTTGGAGACTCCAGACAAATCGGAGAATGATAAGAAAGAGTACAG GATGCTTAAGCTGCCGAATGGGTTGACGGCTATGCTAGTTTCGGACCCTTCGCCTGTCCCAGACGATGGAAGCAGCATTCCCAGCATGTGCTCAACCGACAGCGAGGACGAAACCTCGAGTGACGAGGAAGAGTGTGAGTCAACCGAAACGGAATCTGAGACTTCAAGCGATGATTATGAAAGCGAAGAGGGCGACGAGAAGTTAGCAGCTTGCGCTCTGATGGTCAGTGTAGGATCATTCAGCGATCCACCAGATGTGCAAGGGTTAGCCCACTTTCTGGAACATATGATATTTATGGGATCCACTAAGTACCCCTCGGAAAACGCATTCGACTCGTATATAAAGAAGTGCGGTGGATTCGACAACGCCGACACAGACTGCGAGGAGACTTCTTTCTACTTCGAAATTGCTGAGAAATATCTGGACGGGGCGATGGATAGATTTGCACAATTGTTCACTGAGCCACTTATGAAAAAAGATGCGATGGCACGAGAACGTGAGGCAATCGAGTCTGAATTCCAATCGAAAATGCAAGATGACGACATCAGACGGGACCAATTGTTAGCAAATTTAGGTCAGACAGGACATCCATGCAATGAGTTTTCTTGGGGAAACTTGAAGACTCTTAAGGAAAACATTTCGGACGACGATCTTTATGTGAAAGTCCACGAATTTCGCAAAAGACATTATTCGGCACACCGGATGTATCTTTGTGTTCAGGCACGGCTCCCTCTTGATACGCTAGAG GAGCTAGTGATCAAGAATTTCTCGGATATCCCAAATAATGGGCTCCCTGGTGACGATTACTCGGCATTCACCCATAAAAATGCCTTCAAGGAtgaattttatcaaaaagtGTACTTTGTGAAACCTGTGACGAATATTTGCAAACTGGAAATTACGTGGTGTCTTCCACCATTGGTTGAG AAATATCGGTCTAAGCCACACGAATATATTGCATATTTATTTGGATACGAAGGACAAGGCAGCTTATGTGCATATCTTCGGAATAA ATTGTGGGCGTTGGAACTGATTGCTGGAATAGACGACACTGGCTTCGAATTCAACTCCATTTATTCGCTCTTTAGTGTATATATTTATCTAACCGAGGAAGGATTCCAGCATTTAGAAGAT GTGCTTTCAGCGACATTTTCTTACGTCAAGCTCCTGCAAAAAAGTGGAGCGTCCCAGACGCTATTTGCCGAGCTCCAAGCTATCGAAGAGACTACCTTTCGTTATCAAACCGACCAAAGTGCTTTCGACAATGTTCAGGATTTAGTTCTGAACATGAAATACTACGATCCCAAACATGTACTGTCTGGATCTGAACTATATTTTGAATACGATAAAAATGCTATACAAAATGTTCTCGATCATATTTCTACAAATAATTTTAATGTAATGATCACGTCTACGATGAAATATAATGGAATCGAATATGATCAGAAGGAGACATGGTTTGGTACCGAATTTACCTCAATTCAAATGCCCGTCGCATGGAAAGACTTATGGGATAATGCCACAATCATTCCGGAATTAACATTGCCGAACCCGAACGTTTTTATAGCTAAGGATTTCACTATATCATGGAATGAAAGCCTGGGTCCGTTGCCGCCTTATCCGAGCAAAGTAGTGGATACTGATGTTTGCGAAATGTGGTTTAGGCAGGACGATAAGTTCTTGTTGCCCATCAGCTATATGTATTTCTACTTTATATCTCCGCTGCCAATGGAGAGTCCTAAGAA TGCAGTTCTACTAGCGTTGTATTCAATGCTCTTGAAATATCAACTGGTGGAAGAACTGTATCCGGCAACAATAGCGGGCCTGAGCTATCAATGCTATTCGTCGGAGAAGGGTCTAGTTTTGAAG GCGTCAGGATATAGTGAAAAATTGCATCTCATAGTTGAAATTATAACCAAACGAATGGCGTCCTTCTTAGAGAACACCACGAATAAGCAATTGGAGGTGTTTATCAAGCAGCAGGAGCGGAACTTCTACAATTACTTCGTAAAACCCAAGTCCCTAAATAA agacaTTCGACTGGGCATTATTGAGAATAAAAGATGGAGctctttcgaaaagtacaatttGCTTCACGAAGTTACACTGGACGAGGTTCGAGACTTTGCGAAAAATCTAGTTAACGAATTGAAAATCCAAGCAATCATTCAAGGCAACTTAACCGAGAAACATGCTCACGATGTCATAAATTCGGTGCTCCAGAATATCAATTGTAGTAAAATTAAAGAT TTGAAGTCGATTGAAAGTCGCACTTCATGCCTACCAATCGGTGCTCATTTTGTTAAATGTAAATCGTTCAGTCAGACCGACTCAAATACGGTCATTACGAATTTCTATCAAATCGGACCATGCACGGTACGCATAGAATGTATTCTCGATCTCCTAATGATGTTCGTCGAAGAACCACTTTTTGATATTCTCCGAACGAAAGAGCAGCTTGGCTACGATGTGTCTGCAAGCGTGCGGAATAACAATGGCATTTTAGGCTACTCGATAACAGTCAATTCTCAGGAAAATAAACACTCCGCAGACCATGTAGAGGAAAGAATCGAAGCATTTAGAACTGAAATGATGAATATCCTACAAAATACGTCCGACGAGGACTTCCAACAGGTGCTATCGTCCttgattaaaataaaattggtgGCAGATAACGAATTGAAAGACGAGGTCTCGCGCAATTGGGGAGAGATTACTTGTGAAGAGTACATTTTCGATAGACACAAGAGAGAGGTTGAGTGTCTGAAAACATTCACTAAAgacacaattcttgagttttGTACCAAGAATGAAGCGGAAAACTTTAGAAAACTTTCAGTACAG GTAATTGGACGAAAATCTACCGAGCCGGAAGAATGTCCTGCACCAACGGAGCATCGTCGGCGGTTCGCCCTCGAATATGAAGACGATCCCAAGGCTATCAGTAGTGTAGAATCATTTAAGCATACTTTAACTTTATATCCTGTAACAAAAACTACTTTGGACgaaaataaatag